The proteins below come from a single Maylandia zebra isolate NMK-2024a linkage group LG23, Mzebra_GT3a, whole genome shotgun sequence genomic window:
- the clocka gene encoding circadian locomoter output cycles protein kaput isoform X1: MTSSIDQDDSSIFDGLMEEDEKDKAKRVSRNKSEKKRRDQFNVLIKELGTMLPGNTRKMDKSTILQKSIDFLHKHKEIAAQSESTEIRQDWKPPFLSNEEFTQLMLEALDGFFLAIMADGNIIYVSESVTSLLEHLPSDLVDQNLLNFLPVGEHSEVYKALSSHVMEGETLTPEYLKTKNQLEFCCHMLRGTIDPKEPPVYEYVKFIGNFKSLNNVPNCTRNGFDGVIQRSLHSAFEDRVCLIATVRLAKPQFIKEMCTVEEPNEEFTSRHSLEWKFLFLDHRAPPIIGYLPFEVLGTSGYDYYHVDDLETLAKCHEHLMQYGKGKSCYYRFLTKGQQWIWLQTHYYITYHQWNSRPEFIVCTHTVVSYAEVRAEQRRELGIEESPPQITAEKQSQDSGSESQLNTFSLKEALERFDHSRTPSASSRSSRKSSHTAVSDPASSQMKLQGDRSTPGRQSVSAVEMTSQRRSSISSQQSMSSQNTGQNVASSMVSQQQPQQPQQQQQQQQQQQQQQVPTNNQSMVQFSSQLEAMQHLKEQLEQRTRMIEVNIQRQQDELRQIQDELQRVQGQSLQMFLQKGPGGLNVSSVQMAQGNGGQQGGTLSMQGQVVSAGSLQNSIQQQHAVQPPSQQQTLLREQNTALSQPQRSSHTVQPQQNPLPASLYNTMMIPQQSPANVVQIATSLAQNTGPNTPAVATFAQDRSAQIRFPAGPQLLTKLVTGQMTCGAVMVPTTMFMGQVVTAFAPQQGQTQTISISQQAPQQQQQQEQQIQPQSQVTAMQQGQAPLTQQQTQFLQAPRLLHGNQSTQLILQAAFPLQQQGTFTAAAQQQQQQHQTQQKQLQQKQQQQLAPHRADSLSDRSATQPQ; this comes from the exons ATGACCTCGAGCATTGACCA GGATGACAGTAGTATTTTTGATGGGTTAATGGAAGAAGATGAAAAGGACAAAGCAAAACG CGTGTCCCGTAACAAGTCTGAGAAGAAGCGCAGAGACCAGTTCAATGTCCTCATCAAGGAGTTGGGTACAATGCTGCCGGGCAACACCCGGAAGATGGACAAGTCCACTATTTTGCAGAAAAGTATCGACtttctgcacaaacacaaag AAATCGCAGCTCAGTCAGAGTCAACTGAGATCAGACAAGACTGGAAACCTCCTTTTCTTAGTAATGAAGAGTTCACTCAGCTGATGTTGGAG GCGTTAGATGGATTTTTCCTTGCAATTATGGCTGATGGGAATATAATCTATGTCTCTGAGAGTGTGACTTCCCTACTAGAACATTTACCA tCTGATCTTGTTGATCAGAACTTGTTAAATTTCTTGCCTGTGGGGGAGCATTCAGAGGTGTACAAGGCTCTGTCCTCTCATGTCATGGAAGGAGAAACATTGACACCTGAGTATCTTAAAA CAAAAAATCAGCTAGAGTTCTGTTGCCACATGCTCCGAGGGACAATCGACCCCAAAGAGCCCCCCGTGTATGAATATGTAAAGTTTATTGGAAACTTCAAGTCCCTGAATAATG TGCCTAACTGTACCCGAAATGGTTTTGATGGAGTGATCCAGCGATCACTTCACTCTGCCTTTGAAGACAGAGTGTGTCTCATAGCCACTGTGAGGCTAGCCAAGCCACAGTTTATCAAG GAGATGTGCACAGTAGAAGAGCCTAATGAGGAATTTACATCCAGACATAGTTTAGAGTGGAAATTTCTCTTCCTGGACCACAG AGCTCCGCCCATCATAGGTTACCTCCCATTTGAGGTCCTGGGTACATCAGGATATGACTACTATCATGTAGATGACCTTGAGACACTAGCCAAGTGTCACGAACACT TAATGCAATATGGGAAAGGAAAGTCCTGCTACTACAGATTCCTCACCAAAGGGCAGCAATGGATTTGGCTTCAGACCCATTACTACATTACTTATCACCAGTGGAACTCCAGGCCAGAGTTCATTGTCTGCACACACACGGTCGTAAG TTATGCTGAAGTAAGAGCAGAACAGCGCAGAGAGCTGGGAATTGAAGAATCACCACCTCAAATCACCGCTGAGAAG CAATCCCAGGATTCAGGCTCTGAGTCCCAGCTCAACACTTTCAGCTTGAAAGAGGCCTTAGAGCGATTTGACCACAGTCGGACCCCATCGGCCTCGTCTCGCAGCTCACGTAAATCTTCCCACACGGCTGTGTCTGACCCAGCCT CATCACAAATGAAGCTTCAGGGAGATAGGAGTACACCAGGTCGCCAGTCGGTCTCTGCTGTGGAGATGACATCACAACGGAGATCATCTATCAGCAGTCAG CAGTCGATGAGTTCCCAAAATACAGGACAGAACGTGGCGTCATCCATGgtttcacaacaacagccgcagcagccacaacagcagcaacagcaacaacaacagcagcaacagcaacaaGTTCCGACCAACAACCAA TCAATGGTCCAGTTCTCCAGCCAGTTAGAAGCCATGCAGCACCTGaaagagcagctggagcagagGACCAGAATGATCGAGGTCAACATTCAGCGGCAGCAGGATGAGCTGCGGCAGATCCAGGACGAGCTACAGAGGGTGCAGGGACAGAGTCTGCAG ATGTTCCTGCAGAAAGGGCCTGGAGGACTAAATGTGAGCTCTGTACAGATGGCCCAGGGGAATGGTGGGCAGCAGGGGGGTACACTCAGCATGCAGGGCCAGGTGGTTTCTGCAGGATCTCTGCAAAACAGCATACAGCAACAACATGCTGTGCAGCCCCCATCCCAGCAGCAAACACTCCTACGGGAACAGAACACAGCACTCTCGCAG CCTCAGAGGTCGTCGCACACAGTGCAGCCTCAACAGaatccactgcctgcatctcTCTACAACACGATGATGATCCCTCAGCAAAGTCCTGCTAACGTGGTTCAGATTGCCACAAGCCTGGCGCAGAATACTGGACCCAACACTCCTGCTGTGGCAACATTTGCACAGGACCGTTCGGCTCAGATTAG GTTTCCTGCAGGCCCCCAGCTGCTCACCAAGCTAGTGACAGGGCAGATGACATGTGGGGCAGTTATGGTCCccacaaccatgtttatgggtCAAGTGGTGACGGCCTTTGCACCGCAGCAGGGCCAGACGCAGACAATTAGCATTTCCCAacaggctccgcagcagcaacagcaacagGAGCAACAGATTCAACCGCAGTCTCAGGTCACAGCCATGCAGCAAGGGCAAGCTCCACTGACCCAGCAGCAAACACAGTTCCTACAG GCTCCTCGACTCCTTCATGGAAACCAGTCCACCCAGCTGATCCTGCAGGCAGCGTTCCCTTTGCAGCAGCAGGGTACCTTCACTGCAGCAgcccaacagcagcagcaacagcatcaaacacagcagaAGCAGTTACAACaaaagcagcaacagcagctggCTCCTCACAGAGCAGATAGTTTGTCTGACCGCTCAGCGACACAGCCGCAGTAA
- the clocka gene encoding circadian locomoter output cycles protein kaput isoform X2, with product MTSSIDQDDSSIFDGLMEEDEKDKAKRVSRNKSEKKRRDQFNVLIKELGTMLPGNTRKMDKSTILQKSIDFLHKHKEIAAQSESTEIRQDWKPPFLSNEEFTQLMLEALDGFFLAIMADGNIIYVSESVTSLLEHLPSDLVDQNLLNFLPVGEHSEVYKALSSHVMEGETLTPEYLKTKNQLEFCCHMLRGTIDPKEPPVYEYVKFIGNFKSLNNVPNCTRNGFDGVIQRSLHSAFEDRVCLIATVRLAKPQFIKEMCTVEEPNEEFTSRHSLEWKFLFLDHRAPPIIGYLPFEVLGTSGYDYYHVDDLETLAKCHEHLMQYGKGKSCYYRFLTKGQQWIWLQTHYYITYHQWNSRPEFIVCTHTVVSYAEVRAEQRRELGIEESPPQITAEKQSQDSGSESQLNTFSLKEALERFDHSRTPSASSRSSRKSSHTAVSDPASSQMKLQGDRSTPGRQSVSAVEMTSQRRSSISSQQSMSSQNTGQNVASSMVSQQQPQQPQQQQQQQQQQQQQQVPTNNQSMVQFSSQLEAMQHLKEQLEQRTRMIEVNIQRQQDELRQIQDELQRVQGQSLQMAQGNGGQQGGTLSMQGQVVSAGSLQNSIQQQHAVQPPSQQQTLLREQNTALSQPQRSSHTVQPQQNPLPASLYNTMMIPQQSPANVVQIATSLAQNTGPNTPAVATFAQDRSAQIRFPAGPQLLTKLVTGQMTCGAVMVPTTMFMGQVVTAFAPQQGQTQTISISQQAPQQQQQQEQQIQPQSQVTAMQQGQAPLTQQQTQFLQAPRLLHGNQSTQLILQAAFPLQQQGTFTAAAQQQQQQHQTQQKQLQQKQQQQLAPHRADSLSDRSATQPQ from the exons ATGACCTCGAGCATTGACCA GGATGACAGTAGTATTTTTGATGGGTTAATGGAAGAAGATGAAAAGGACAAAGCAAAACG CGTGTCCCGTAACAAGTCTGAGAAGAAGCGCAGAGACCAGTTCAATGTCCTCATCAAGGAGTTGGGTACAATGCTGCCGGGCAACACCCGGAAGATGGACAAGTCCACTATTTTGCAGAAAAGTATCGACtttctgcacaaacacaaag AAATCGCAGCTCAGTCAGAGTCAACTGAGATCAGACAAGACTGGAAACCTCCTTTTCTTAGTAATGAAGAGTTCACTCAGCTGATGTTGGAG GCGTTAGATGGATTTTTCCTTGCAATTATGGCTGATGGGAATATAATCTATGTCTCTGAGAGTGTGACTTCCCTACTAGAACATTTACCA tCTGATCTTGTTGATCAGAACTTGTTAAATTTCTTGCCTGTGGGGGAGCATTCAGAGGTGTACAAGGCTCTGTCCTCTCATGTCATGGAAGGAGAAACATTGACACCTGAGTATCTTAAAA CAAAAAATCAGCTAGAGTTCTGTTGCCACATGCTCCGAGGGACAATCGACCCCAAAGAGCCCCCCGTGTATGAATATGTAAAGTTTATTGGAAACTTCAAGTCCCTGAATAATG TGCCTAACTGTACCCGAAATGGTTTTGATGGAGTGATCCAGCGATCACTTCACTCTGCCTTTGAAGACAGAGTGTGTCTCATAGCCACTGTGAGGCTAGCCAAGCCACAGTTTATCAAG GAGATGTGCACAGTAGAAGAGCCTAATGAGGAATTTACATCCAGACATAGTTTAGAGTGGAAATTTCTCTTCCTGGACCACAG AGCTCCGCCCATCATAGGTTACCTCCCATTTGAGGTCCTGGGTACATCAGGATATGACTACTATCATGTAGATGACCTTGAGACACTAGCCAAGTGTCACGAACACT TAATGCAATATGGGAAAGGAAAGTCCTGCTACTACAGATTCCTCACCAAAGGGCAGCAATGGATTTGGCTTCAGACCCATTACTACATTACTTATCACCAGTGGAACTCCAGGCCAGAGTTCATTGTCTGCACACACACGGTCGTAAG TTATGCTGAAGTAAGAGCAGAACAGCGCAGAGAGCTGGGAATTGAAGAATCACCACCTCAAATCACCGCTGAGAAG CAATCCCAGGATTCAGGCTCTGAGTCCCAGCTCAACACTTTCAGCTTGAAAGAGGCCTTAGAGCGATTTGACCACAGTCGGACCCCATCGGCCTCGTCTCGCAGCTCACGTAAATCTTCCCACACGGCTGTGTCTGACCCAGCCT CATCACAAATGAAGCTTCAGGGAGATAGGAGTACACCAGGTCGCCAGTCGGTCTCTGCTGTGGAGATGACATCACAACGGAGATCATCTATCAGCAGTCAG CAGTCGATGAGTTCCCAAAATACAGGACAGAACGTGGCGTCATCCATGgtttcacaacaacagccgcagcagccacaacagcagcaacagcaacaacaacagcagcaacagcaacaaGTTCCGACCAACAACCAA TCAATGGTCCAGTTCTCCAGCCAGTTAGAAGCCATGCAGCACCTGaaagagcagctggagcagagGACCAGAATGATCGAGGTCAACATTCAGCGGCAGCAGGATGAGCTGCGGCAGATCCAGGACGAGCTACAGAGGGTGCAGGGACAGAGTCTGCAG ATGGCCCAGGGGAATGGTGGGCAGCAGGGGGGTACACTCAGCATGCAGGGCCAGGTGGTTTCTGCAGGATCTCTGCAAAACAGCATACAGCAACAACATGCTGTGCAGCCCCCATCCCAGCAGCAAACACTCCTACGGGAACAGAACACAGCACTCTCGCAG CCTCAGAGGTCGTCGCACACAGTGCAGCCTCAACAGaatccactgcctgcatctcTCTACAACACGATGATGATCCCTCAGCAAAGTCCTGCTAACGTGGTTCAGATTGCCACAAGCCTGGCGCAGAATACTGGACCCAACACTCCTGCTGTGGCAACATTTGCACAGGACCGTTCGGCTCAGATTAG GTTTCCTGCAGGCCCCCAGCTGCTCACCAAGCTAGTGACAGGGCAGATGACATGTGGGGCAGTTATGGTCCccacaaccatgtttatgggtCAAGTGGTGACGGCCTTTGCACCGCAGCAGGGCCAGACGCAGACAATTAGCATTTCCCAacaggctccgcagcagcaacagcaacagGAGCAACAGATTCAACCGCAGTCTCAGGTCACAGCCATGCAGCAAGGGCAAGCTCCACTGACCCAGCAGCAAACACAGTTCCTACAG GCTCCTCGACTCCTTCATGGAAACCAGTCCACCCAGCTGATCCTGCAGGCAGCGTTCCCTTTGCAGCAGCAGGGTACCTTCACTGCAGCAgcccaacagcagcagcaacagcatcaaacacagcagaAGCAGTTACAACaaaagcagcaacagcagctggCTCCTCACAGAGCAGATAGTTTGTCTGACCGCTCAGCGACACAGCCGCAGTAA
- the clocka gene encoding circadian locomoter output cycles protein kaput isoform X3: MTSSIDQDDSSIFDGLMEEDEKDKAKRVSRNKSEKKRRDQFNVLIKELGTMLPGNTRKMDKSTILQKSIDFLHKHKEIAAQSESTEIRQDWKPPFLSNEEFTQLMLEALDGFFLAIMADGNIIYVSESVTSLLEHLPSDLVDQNLLNFLPVGEHSEVYKALSSHVMEGETLTPEYLKTKNQLEFCCHMLRGTIDPKEPPVYEYVKFIGNFKSLNNVPNCTRNGFDGVIQRSLHSAFEDRVCLIATVRLAKPQFIKEMCTVEEPNEEFTSRHSLEWKFLFLDHRAPPIIGYLPFEVLGTSGYDYYHVDDLETLAKCHEHLMQYGKGKSCYYRFLTKGQQWIWLQTHYYITYHQWNSRPEFIVCTHTVVSYAEVRAEQRRELGIEESPPQITAEKQSQDSGSESQLNTFSLKEALERFDHSRTPSASSRSSRKSSHTAVSDPASSQMKLQGDRSTPGRQSVSAVEMTSQRRSSISSQSMSSQNTGQNVASSMVSQQQPQQPQQQQQQQQQQQQQQVPTNNQSMVQFSSQLEAMQHLKEQLEQRTRMIEVNIQRQQDELRQIQDELQRVQGQSLQMFLQKGPGGLNVSSVQMAQGNGGQQGGTLSMQGQVVSAGSLQNSIQQQHAVQPPSQQQTLLREQNTALSQPQRSSHTVQPQQNPLPASLYNTMMIPQQSPANVVQIATSLAQNTGPNTPAVATFAQDRSAQIRFPAGPQLLTKLVTGQMTCGAVMVPTTMFMGQVVTAFAPQQGQTQTISISQQAPQQQQQQEQQIQPQSQVTAMQQGQAPLTQQQTQFLQAPRLLHGNQSTQLILQAAFPLQQQGTFTAAAQQQQQQHQTQQKQLQQKQQQQLAPHRADSLSDRSATQPQ; the protein is encoded by the exons ATGACCTCGAGCATTGACCA GGATGACAGTAGTATTTTTGATGGGTTAATGGAAGAAGATGAAAAGGACAAAGCAAAACG CGTGTCCCGTAACAAGTCTGAGAAGAAGCGCAGAGACCAGTTCAATGTCCTCATCAAGGAGTTGGGTACAATGCTGCCGGGCAACACCCGGAAGATGGACAAGTCCACTATTTTGCAGAAAAGTATCGACtttctgcacaaacacaaag AAATCGCAGCTCAGTCAGAGTCAACTGAGATCAGACAAGACTGGAAACCTCCTTTTCTTAGTAATGAAGAGTTCACTCAGCTGATGTTGGAG GCGTTAGATGGATTTTTCCTTGCAATTATGGCTGATGGGAATATAATCTATGTCTCTGAGAGTGTGACTTCCCTACTAGAACATTTACCA tCTGATCTTGTTGATCAGAACTTGTTAAATTTCTTGCCTGTGGGGGAGCATTCAGAGGTGTACAAGGCTCTGTCCTCTCATGTCATGGAAGGAGAAACATTGACACCTGAGTATCTTAAAA CAAAAAATCAGCTAGAGTTCTGTTGCCACATGCTCCGAGGGACAATCGACCCCAAAGAGCCCCCCGTGTATGAATATGTAAAGTTTATTGGAAACTTCAAGTCCCTGAATAATG TGCCTAACTGTACCCGAAATGGTTTTGATGGAGTGATCCAGCGATCACTTCACTCTGCCTTTGAAGACAGAGTGTGTCTCATAGCCACTGTGAGGCTAGCCAAGCCACAGTTTATCAAG GAGATGTGCACAGTAGAAGAGCCTAATGAGGAATTTACATCCAGACATAGTTTAGAGTGGAAATTTCTCTTCCTGGACCACAG AGCTCCGCCCATCATAGGTTACCTCCCATTTGAGGTCCTGGGTACATCAGGATATGACTACTATCATGTAGATGACCTTGAGACACTAGCCAAGTGTCACGAACACT TAATGCAATATGGGAAAGGAAAGTCCTGCTACTACAGATTCCTCACCAAAGGGCAGCAATGGATTTGGCTTCAGACCCATTACTACATTACTTATCACCAGTGGAACTCCAGGCCAGAGTTCATTGTCTGCACACACACGGTCGTAAG TTATGCTGAAGTAAGAGCAGAACAGCGCAGAGAGCTGGGAATTGAAGAATCACCACCTCAAATCACCGCTGAGAAG CAATCCCAGGATTCAGGCTCTGAGTCCCAGCTCAACACTTTCAGCTTGAAAGAGGCCTTAGAGCGATTTGACCACAGTCGGACCCCATCGGCCTCGTCTCGCAGCTCACGTAAATCTTCCCACACGGCTGTGTCTGACCCAGCCT CATCACAAATGAAGCTTCAGGGAGATAGGAGTACACCAGGTCGCCAGTCGGTCTCTGCTGTGGAGATGACATCACAACGGAGATCATCTATCAGCAGTCAG TCGATGAGTTCCCAAAATACAGGACAGAACGTGGCGTCATCCATGgtttcacaacaacagccgcagcagccacaacagcagcaacagcaacaacaacagcagcaacagcaacaaGTTCCGACCAACAACCAA TCAATGGTCCAGTTCTCCAGCCAGTTAGAAGCCATGCAGCACCTGaaagagcagctggagcagagGACCAGAATGATCGAGGTCAACATTCAGCGGCAGCAGGATGAGCTGCGGCAGATCCAGGACGAGCTACAGAGGGTGCAGGGACAGAGTCTGCAG ATGTTCCTGCAGAAAGGGCCTGGAGGACTAAATGTGAGCTCTGTACAGATGGCCCAGGGGAATGGTGGGCAGCAGGGGGGTACACTCAGCATGCAGGGCCAGGTGGTTTCTGCAGGATCTCTGCAAAACAGCATACAGCAACAACATGCTGTGCAGCCCCCATCCCAGCAGCAAACACTCCTACGGGAACAGAACACAGCACTCTCGCAG CCTCAGAGGTCGTCGCACACAGTGCAGCCTCAACAGaatccactgcctgcatctcTCTACAACACGATGATGATCCCTCAGCAAAGTCCTGCTAACGTGGTTCAGATTGCCACAAGCCTGGCGCAGAATACTGGACCCAACACTCCTGCTGTGGCAACATTTGCACAGGACCGTTCGGCTCAGATTAG GTTTCCTGCAGGCCCCCAGCTGCTCACCAAGCTAGTGACAGGGCAGATGACATGTGGGGCAGTTATGGTCCccacaaccatgtttatgggtCAAGTGGTGACGGCCTTTGCACCGCAGCAGGGCCAGACGCAGACAATTAGCATTTCCCAacaggctccgcagcagcaacagcaacagGAGCAACAGATTCAACCGCAGTCTCAGGTCACAGCCATGCAGCAAGGGCAAGCTCCACTGACCCAGCAGCAAACACAGTTCCTACAG GCTCCTCGACTCCTTCATGGAAACCAGTCCACCCAGCTGATCCTGCAGGCAGCGTTCCCTTTGCAGCAGCAGGGTACCTTCACTGCAGCAgcccaacagcagcagcaacagcatcaaacacagcagaAGCAGTTACAACaaaagcagcaacagcagctggCTCCTCACAGAGCAGATAGTTTGTCTGACCGCTCAGCGACACAGCCGCAGTAA